The Triticum dicoccoides isolate Atlit2015 ecotype Zavitan chromosome 6A, WEW_v2.0, whole genome shotgun sequence genome has a window encoding:
- the LOC119316479 gene encoding uncharacterized protein LOC119316479 produces MYGDGAPDALVCLGYFGFTSMCVGGDCTVGVFAEAVDRRGHEAEHPVQSGYVWPLACILMRHASPFIMMVSDRVFAAGAVQYHLLSGEARRERPYSLQIFVELSQWQTERGATPALHG; encoded by the exons ATGTATGGCGATGGTGCTCCAGACGCCCTTGTATGTTTGGGCTATTTTGGTTTTACTTCCATGTGTGTAGGTGGGGATTGCACGGTAGGAG TTTTTGCAGAGGCTGTAGATAGAAGAGGTCATGAGGCTGAACATCCTGTCCAATCAG GTTATGTTTGGCCATTGGCATGCATATTGATGCGCCATGCATCTCCTTTCATCATGATGGTCAGCGACCGCGTCTTCGCCGCCGGAGCTGTTCAGTATCACCTACTCTCG GGTGAAGCTCGGCGAGAGAGGCCCTATAGTTTACAAATATTCGTGGAGCTCTCACAATGGCAGACAGAGAGAGGAGCTACTCCAGCATTGCATGGCTGA